One window from the genome of Variovorax sp. PAMC26660 encodes:
- a CDS encoding enoyl-CoA hydratase-related protein — translation MHILLVASAFNSLTQRVLAELQDRGHTVGVELALGNDDALREAVRRHSPQLIVAPMLTTAIPEDVWTAHTCLIVHPGPPGDRGPSSLDWTLQGGVESWGVTVLEAVAEMDAGDVWAWSPLKVPPLAGKSDLYRGEVADAAIDAVLLAVERFASGKYKPKRQKAADLATGWRPFMKQAERRIDWATQSTESVLRQLRAADSQPGVLDELLGEKWYLHGGHPEDELRGVPGALIACRAGAICRATVDGAVWISQLRPWREPGSALPSYKLSAVEALGDLLPFEVPEVPVPLQLPADRRTWTDIRYSENGAVGVLNFSFPGGAMSTVQCRRLLEAYRFAKTRPTSVLVLGGMRDFFSNGIHLNVIEAADDPAEESWANIHAMNDLVEAVLTTTDRLTVSALGGNAAAGGVMLALAADEVWCRDGAVLNPHYTLMGLHGSEYWTYTLPRRVGESEAQRLIQSALPVSAKRAVELGMAERVLQAAPEELGDEVARLAAQLAASPDLAARIEKKKAARAQGESAKPLQQYRDEELAHMRRNFFDASEPHRALRSAFVRKEKALHTPPHVARLGLAD, via the coding sequence ATGCACATCCTGCTTGTCGCAAGCGCGTTCAACAGCCTGACGCAACGGGTTCTGGCCGAACTCCAGGACCGCGGCCACACCGTCGGCGTGGAACTGGCCCTGGGCAATGACGACGCCCTGCGCGAAGCCGTCCGCCGGCATTCGCCCCAGCTCATCGTGGCGCCGATGCTGACCACCGCGATCCCCGAGGACGTCTGGACCGCCCACACCTGCCTGATCGTCCACCCCGGCCCACCGGGCGACCGGGGCCCGTCGTCGCTCGACTGGACGCTGCAGGGCGGCGTGGAAAGCTGGGGCGTGACGGTGCTCGAAGCCGTCGCCGAAATGGACGCGGGCGATGTCTGGGCCTGGTCGCCGCTGAAGGTGCCGCCGCTGGCCGGCAAGAGCGACCTTTATCGCGGCGAGGTGGCCGATGCCGCCATCGACGCGGTGCTGCTGGCCGTGGAACGCTTCGCCTCCGGCAAATACAAGCCCAAGCGGCAGAAGGCCGCGGACCTTGCCACCGGCTGGCGCCCGTTCATGAAGCAGGCCGAACGCCGCATCGACTGGGCCACGCAATCGACCGAATCGGTGCTGCGCCAGTTGCGCGCAGCCGATTCGCAACCCGGCGTGCTCGACGAACTGCTCGGCGAGAAGTGGTACCTGCACGGCGGCCACCCCGAGGATGAATTGCGCGGCGTGCCCGGTGCACTGATTGCCTGCCGTGCCGGCGCCATCTGCCGTGCGACCGTCGATGGCGCGGTGTGGATCTCGCAACTGCGCCCCTGGCGCGAGCCCGGTTCGGCGCTTCCCAGCTACAAGCTGTCGGCCGTCGAGGCGCTCGGTGACCTGCTTCCCTTCGAGGTGCCCGAAGTGCCGGTACCGCTGCAATTGCCCGCCGACCGGCGTACCTGGACCGACATCCGCTACAGCGAGAACGGCGCGGTCGGCGTGCTGAACTTTTCATTCCCCGGTGGCGCGATGAGCACCGTGCAATGCCGGCGCCTGCTGGAGGCCTACCGCTTCGCGAAGACGCGCCCGACCTCGGTGCTGGTGCTGGGCGGCATGCGCGATTTCTTCTCCAACGGCATCCATCTCAACGTGATCGAGGCGGCCGACGATCCGGCCGAGGAATCGTGGGCCAACATCCACGCGATGAACGACCTGGTCGAAGCGGTGCTCACCACCACCGACCGGCTCACCGTGTCCGCACTGGGCGGCAATGCGGCCGCGGGCGGCGTGATGCTCGCGCTGGCGGCGGACGAGGTCTGGTGCCGCGATGGCGCCGTGCTCAACCCGCACTACACGCTGATGGGCCTGCACGGCTCCGAATACTGGACCTACACCCTGCCGCGCCGCGTGGGCGAGAGCGAGGCGCAGCGCCTCATCCAATCGGCTTTGCCCGTGAGCGCGAAGCGAGCTGTCGAACTCGGCATGGCCGAACGTGTGCTGCAAGCCGCACCGGAAGAACTGGGCGATGAAGTGGCCCGGCTGGCCGCGCAACTGGCCGCCTCACCCGACCTGGCCGCGCGCATCGAGAAAAAGAAAGCGGCGCGAGCGCAGGGCGAATCAGCGAAGCCGCTGCAGCAATACCGCGATGAAGAACTGGCGCACATGCGCCGCAATTTCTTCGACGCGAGCGAGCCGCATCGCGCGTTGCGATCCGCCTTCGTGCGCAAGGAAAAGGCGCTGCACACGCCGCCGCACGTCGCCCGGCTGGGCTTGGCGGACTGA
- a CDS encoding SulP family inorganic anion transporter — MQSPLNITRFRPRLMDALAGYNRERFFKDLGAGATVGIVALPLAMAFAIASGLKPEAGIWTAIIAGFLISLLGGSAVQIGGPAGAFIVIVYGIVERYGVANLLISTACAGVLLFMAGLFGLGRLVRFVPLSIVVGFTNGIAVLILLSQLKDLLGLSVAKMPADVFSQLHAMALQIGTFNPYAFALGVVCVAGLLVWPLLLRVESKVGHAVHRVVGRVARSRAVQAGARLPGPIVALVTLTLVSYGFELPVETIGTRFGGIPEGVPAFALPDFSWETVKQLVTPTLTIALLGAIESRLCARVADQISGQPRHDPNQELMAQGIANIVTPFFGGMPATGTIARTVTNIRSGGNSPIAGIVHAITLLVVVLLAAPLARHVPLAVLAGILVFVGLNMGEWREFTPGQLRHFSRHYRLLMLGTFFLTVVFDLTVAVQVGIVLACALFIRRMSGLFSVELVTLQPPVLTYRIYGALFFGAAAKLDEAVNAAERAPRGMTVVLDATHLIYLDATGIDALRQLHRAVLARDGLLRVESLQPQPREVIERSGFAAELVAGRPGAPPAEES; from the coding sequence ATGCAATCGCCGTTGAACATCACCCGCTTCCGTCCACGCCTGATGGACGCGCTTGCCGGTTACAACCGCGAACGCTTTTTCAAGGACCTGGGTGCGGGCGCCACAGTCGGCATCGTGGCGCTGCCGCTGGCGATGGCCTTTGCCATCGCGTCGGGGCTGAAGCCCGAGGCGGGCATCTGGACGGCGATCATCGCGGGCTTCCTGATCTCGCTGCTGGGCGGCTCGGCAGTGCAGATCGGCGGGCCGGCCGGCGCCTTCATCGTGATCGTCTACGGCATCGTCGAGCGCTATGGCGTGGCGAACCTGCTGATCTCGACCGCCTGCGCGGGTGTGCTGCTGTTCATGGCGGGGCTGTTCGGGCTGGGGCGGCTGGTGCGCTTCGTGCCGCTGTCGATCGTGGTGGGCTTCACCAACGGCATTGCGGTGCTGATCCTGCTGTCGCAGTTGAAGGACCTGCTGGGGCTGTCGGTGGCGAAGATGCCGGCGGACGTGTTCTCGCAACTGCATGCAATGGCACTGCAGATCGGCACCTTCAACCCCTATGCCTTCGCGCTCGGGGTGGTGTGCGTGGCCGGCCTGCTGGTGTGGCCGCTGCTGCTGCGCGTCGAGTCGAAGGTGGGCCATGCGGTGCATCGCGTGGTGGGCCGGGTGGCGCGCTCCCGCGCGGTGCAGGCGGGTGCGCGCCTGCCGGGGCCGATCGTCGCGCTGGTCACGCTCACGCTGGTGTCCTACGGCTTCGAGCTGCCGGTGGAAACCATCGGCACGCGCTTCGGCGGCATTCCCGAAGGCGTGCCGGCCTTTGCGCTGCCCGACTTCTCATGGGAGACGGTCAAGCAGCTCGTGACGCCGACGCTGACCATCGCGCTGCTCGGCGCCATCGAGTCGCGGCTGTGCGCGCGCGTGGCGGACCAGATCAGCGGCCAGCCGCGCCACGACCCGAACCAGGAGCTGATGGCACAAGGCATCGCGAACATCGTCACACCCTTCTTCGGCGGCATGCCGGCCACCGGCACCATCGCGCGCACGGTGACCAACATCCGCTCGGGCGGCAATTCACCGATCGCGGGCATCGTGCATGCGATCACGCTGCTGGTCGTGGTGCTGCTGGCGGCGCCGCTCGCGCGCCATGTGCCGCTGGCGGTGCTGGCGGGCATCCTGGTGTTCGTGGGGCTGAACATGGGCGAGTGGCGCGAATTCACGCCGGGCCAGTTGCGCCACTTCAGCCGGCACTACCGGCTGCTGATGCTGGGCACCTTCTTCCTGACGGTCGTGTTCGACCTGACGGTGGCGGTGCAGGTGGGCATCGTGCTGGCGTGCGCGCTGTTCATCCGGCGCATGAGCGGCCTCTTCAGCGTCGAGCTGGTGACGCTGCAGCCGCCGGTGCTGACCTACCGGATCTACGGCGCGCTGTTCTTCGGTGCGGCCGCCAAGCTCGACGAGGCGGTGAACGCGGCCGAGCGCGCGCCGCGCGGCATGACGGTGGTGCTGGACGCCACGCACCTGATCTACCTGGATGCCACGGGGATCGATGCGTTGCGGCAGTTGCACCGGGCGGTGCTGGCGCGCGACGGGCTGCTGCGCGTGGAGTCGCTGCAACCGCAGCCGCGCGAGGTGATCGAGCGCTCGGGCTTCGCGGCGGAGCTGGTGGCCGGCCGGCCGGGAGCGCCGCCAGCGGAAGAAAGCTAA
- a CDS encoding outer membrane protein assembly factor BamE gives MATGLLAVVIGLAGCDRKNISELEEGVSTEADVRARFGEPENVWDAPNRGRVFEYNRQPQGQKNYMITIGADGKMSALRQVLTPENFAKVQPGMPMEELRKLLGKPAKVTPYALKRETEWEWRWVQPPNSPMVFTATLNDDQRVLRSGSSPDRGTEAP, from the coding sequence ATGGCAACGGGGCTTTTGGCGGTGGTGATCGGCCTCGCAGGCTGCGACCGCAAGAACATCAGCGAGCTTGAAGAAGGCGTGTCGACCGAGGCCGATGTGCGCGCCCGGTTCGGCGAACCCGAGAACGTCTGGGACGCCCCGAACAGGGGCCGCGTGTTCGAGTACAACCGCCAGCCCCAGGGCCAGAAGAACTACATGATCACCATCGGCGCTGACGGCAAGATGAGCGCGCTGCGACAGGTGCTCACGCCCGAGAACTTCGCCAAAGTGCAGCCCGGCATGCCGATGGAAGAACTGCGCAAGCTGCTCGGCAAGCCTGCCAAGGTCACGCCCTATGCGCTCAAGCGCGAGACCGAATGGGAATGGCGCTGGGTGCAGCCGCCGAATTCACCAATGGTGTTCACTGCCACGCTGAACGACGACCAGCGCGTGCTGCGCAGCGGCTCCTCGCCCGATCGCGGCACCGAAGCGCCTTAG
- a CDS encoding DUF3460 family protein — translation MSIFNRPHYSSEITNFIEEMKEKKPTLEAEQRAGRALLWDKNLDRGLLEEYSEARVPMQPYVYQTQAK, via the coding sequence ATGTCCATCTTCAACCGCCCCCACTACTCTTCCGAGATCACCAATTTCATCGAGGAGATGAAAGAAAAGAAGCCGACGCTGGAAGCCGAACAGCGCGCCGGCCGCGCCCTGCTGTGGGACAAGAACCTCGACCGCGGCCTGCTGGAGGAATACAGCGAAGCCCGCGTGCCGATGCAGCCGTACGTCTACCAGACCCAGGCCAAGTAA
- a CDS encoding segregation and condensation protein A: MSSDEDNGRLVVAMPDVVDQVALARLYGEPLFAMPKDLYIPPEALQVFLEAFEGPLDLLLYLIRKQNFNILDIPMAGLTRQYLSYVDEIRQTNLELAAEYLLMAAMLIEIKSRMLLPPKKVADGEEAEDPRAELVRRLMEYEQTKLQAAAISALPTYGRDFWKGQVYIEQSLKPRFPDVDVIELRDAWADIMKRAKLVQHHKISREELNVREHMSIVLRHLQGQRFVEFEKLFDVSRGAPVLIVTFIAMLELAKETLIDITQAEAFAPIYVRLAYSPA, from the coding sequence ATGAGCAGCGACGAGGACAACGGCAGGCTGGTGGTCGCCATGCCCGATGTGGTCGACCAGGTCGCGCTCGCGAGGCTCTATGGCGAGCCGCTGTTCGCGATGCCGAAGGACCTGTACATCCCGCCCGAGGCGTTGCAGGTGTTCCTGGAGGCCTTCGAAGGCCCGCTGGACTTGCTGCTCTACCTGATCCGCAAGCAGAACTTCAACATCCTCGACATCCCGATGGCGGGGCTCACGCGGCAGTACCTGAGCTACGTCGACGAAATCCGCCAAACGAACCTCGAACTCGCGGCCGAGTACCTGCTGATGGCCGCGATGCTGATCGAGATCAAGTCGCGCATGCTGCTGCCGCCCAAGAAGGTGGCCGACGGCGAAGAGGCCGAAGACCCGCGCGCCGAACTGGTTCGCCGCCTGATGGAGTACGAGCAGACCAAGCTGCAGGCCGCCGCCATCAGCGCCCTGCCGACCTACGGCCGCGACTTCTGGAAGGGGCAGGTCTACATCGAGCAATCGCTCAAGCCGCGCTTTCCCGATGTGGACGTGATCGAGCTGCGCGACGCGTGGGCCGACATCATGAAGCGCGCCAAGCTCGTGCAGCACCACAAGATCTCGCGCGAAGAGCTCAACGTGCGCGAGCACATGAGCATCGTGCTGCGCCACCTGCAGGGGCAGCGCTTCGTCGAATTCGAGAAGCTGTTCGACGTGTCGCGCGGCGCGCCGGTGCTGATCGTCACCTTCATCGCGATGCTCGAGCTGGCGAAGGAAACGCTGATCGACATCACCCAGGCCGAAGCCTTCGCCCCCATCTACGTGCGGCTGGCCTACTCGCCGGCCTGA
- the nadB gene encoding L-aspartate oxidase gives MHDFDVLIVGSGLAGLSAALLLAPTHRVAVLTKRALNDGSSAWAQGGIAAVLAAGDSFDAHVEDTLVAGAGLCDPEATRFVVEHAPEAIGWLRELGVPFSEEGGGLHLTREGGHSQRRIVHVTDATGAAVQQVLIERVRRTPNITLFEHHTLVDLVTGTKLGLNDPACVGLYALDDATDEVLSFRAPHTILATGGAGKVYLYTTNPDTATGDGIAAAWRAGCRVSNMEFIQFHPTCLYHPHAKSFLISEAVRGEGGLLKLPDGTRFMPKHDERAELAPRDVVARAIDFEMKKHGLDCVYLDISHQPAAFLQEHFPNILARCAELGIDITREPIPVVPAAHYTCGGVLSDLSGRTDVPGLYAIGETACTGLHGANRLASNSLVECMVFARAAATAIAEAPAHRTAALPAWDDSRVTDADESVVISHNWDELRRFMWDYVGIVRTNKRLERASHRIALLQAEIQEFYANFHVTRDLLELRNLVQVAELIVRSAQARHESRGLHFSRDYPSLAEPTAPTVLVPPAG, from the coding sequence GTGCACGACTTCGACGTCCTCATCGTCGGCAGCGGCCTCGCTGGCCTCTCCGCCGCGCTGCTGCTGGCCCCCACGCACCGCGTGGCCGTGCTGACCAAGCGCGCGCTGAACGACGGCTCCAGCGCCTGGGCGCAGGGCGGCATTGCCGCGGTGCTGGCGGCGGGCGACAGCTTCGACGCGCATGTCGAAGACACGCTGGTGGCCGGCGCCGGCCTGTGCGACCCCGAGGCCACGCGCTTCGTGGTCGAGCACGCACCCGAAGCCATCGGCTGGCTGCGCGAGCTGGGCGTGCCCTTTTCCGAAGAAGGCGGCGGCCTGCACCTGACACGCGAAGGCGGCCACAGCCAGCGCCGCATCGTGCACGTGACCGACGCCACCGGCGCGGCCGTGCAGCAGGTGCTGATCGAGCGGGTGCGCCGCACGCCGAACATCACGCTGTTCGAGCACCACACGCTGGTCGACCTGGTCACCGGCACCAAGCTCGGCCTGAACGACCCGGCCTGCGTGGGCCTCTATGCGCTGGACGACGCCACCGACGAGGTGCTGAGCTTCCGCGCGCCGCACACCATCCTGGCGACGGGCGGCGCGGGCAAGGTGTACCTGTACACAACGAATCCCGACACGGCCACCGGCGACGGCATTGCCGCAGCCTGGCGCGCCGGCTGCCGGGTGTCGAACATGGAGTTCATCCAGTTCCACCCGACCTGCCTTTACCACCCGCATGCCAAGTCCTTCCTGATCAGCGAAGCGGTGCGCGGCGAAGGCGGCCTGCTGAAGTTGCCCGACGGCACGCGCTTCATGCCCAAGCATGACGAGCGCGCCGAACTCGCGCCGCGCGACGTGGTGGCACGCGCCATCGACTTCGAGATGAAGAAGCACGGGCTCGATTGCGTGTACCTCGACATCTCGCACCAGCCCGCCGCGTTCCTGCAAGAGCACTTCCCCAACATCCTGGCGCGCTGCGCCGAGCTGGGCATCGACATCACGCGCGAGCCGATTCCGGTGGTGCCGGCCGCGCACTACACCTGTGGCGGTGTGCTGAGCGACCTGAGCGGCCGCACCGACGTGCCGGGCCTCTACGCCATCGGCGAAACCGCCTGCACCGGGCTGCACGGTGCCAACCGGCTGGCCAGCAATTCGCTGGTCGAGTGCATGGTGTTCGCACGCGCCGCGGCAACGGCCATTGCCGAAGCGCCCGCGCATCGCACCGCCGCGCTGCCGGCCTGGGACGACAGCCGCGTCACCGACGCCGACGAGTCCGTCGTCATCTCGCATAACTGGGACGAGCTGCGCCGCTTCATGTGGGACTACGTGGGCATCGTGCGCACCAACAAGCGGCTGGAGCGCGCGAGCCATCGCATCGCGCTGCTGCAGGCCGAGATCCAGGAGTTCTATGCGAACTTCCACGTCACGCGCGACCTGCTGGAGTTGCGCAACCTCGTGCAGGTGGCCGAGCTGATCGTGCGCTCGGCCCAGGCACGCCACGAAAGCCGCGGGCTGCATTTCAGCCGCGACTACCCTTCGCTCGCCGAGCCCACCGCACCGACCGTCCTGGTGCCGCCGGCCGGCTGA
- the panB gene encoding 3-methyl-2-oxobutanoate hydroxymethyltransferase: MSTTTATALHTAPPASPYGTLPPASPPASRKPVSLPRLADMHARGEKIAMLTAYDATFAAMADAAGIDCLLVGDSLGMVCQGLSSTVGVSLDTMRYHTDSVSRGLRRVQGTAWLIADLPFGSYQESREQALRSATVLMQAGAHMVKLEGGGWTTETVRFLVERGIPVCAHLGLTPQTVHALGGYRVQGKGDEAAALLKQQAHALQDAGATMLVLEMVPAALAAQLTTELTHCATIGIGAGKATAGQVLVLHDMLGINLGRMPKFVRNFMADSSSIAQALQTYVHAVKDGSFPDDQLHAW, encoded by the coding sequence ATGTCGACCACCACAGCCACCGCCCTCCACACCGCCCCGCCGGCCTCGCCCTACGGCACGCTGCCACCGGCCTCACCGCCCGCGTCGCGCAAGCCGGTCAGCCTGCCGCGCCTGGCCGACATGCATGCGCGCGGCGAGAAGATCGCGATGCTGACCGCCTACGACGCCACCTTCGCGGCCATGGCCGATGCGGCGGGCATCGACTGCCTGCTGGTCGGCGATTCGCTCGGCATGGTCTGCCAGGGCCTGAGCAGCACCGTGGGCGTGAGCCTGGACACCATGCGCTATCACACTGACAGCGTCTCGCGTGGCCTGCGCCGCGTGCAGGGCACAGCCTGGCTGATTGCCGACCTGCCCTTCGGCAGCTACCAGGAATCGCGCGAACAGGCGCTGCGCAGCGCCACGGTGCTGATGCAGGCCGGCGCCCACATGGTCAAGCTCGAAGGCGGCGGCTGGACCACCGAGACGGTTCGCTTCCTGGTCGAGCGCGGCATCCCCGTGTGCGCGCACCTGGGCCTGACGCCGCAGACGGTGCATGCGCTGGGCGGCTACCGCGTGCAGGGCAAGGGCGATGAAGCCGCCGCCCTGCTCAAGCAGCAGGCCCATGCCCTGCAGGACGCGGGCGCGACGATGCTCGTGCTGGAGATGGTGCCGGCCGCGCTGGCCGCCCAACTCACGACCGAACTGACGCACTGCGCCACCATCGGCATCGGTGCCGGCAAGGCCACCGCCGGCCAGGTGCTGGTGTTGCACGACATGCTGGGCATCAACCTCGGCCGCATGCCGAAGTTCGTGCGCAACTTCATGGCCGATTCTTCGAGCATCGCGCAGGCGCTTCAGACCTACGTGCATGCGGTGAAGGACGGCAGCTTTCCCGACGATCAACTTCACGCCTGGTAA
- the panC gene encoding pantoate--beta-alanine ligase — translation MYIAHTIADLRDHLAAFKRPAFVPTMGNLHEGHLALVKQAKPLGDVTVASIFVNRLQFLPHEDFDTYPRTWDSDCEKLRAAGCDVLFAPDEKALYPEPQTCKVHPDPALADILEGHFRPGFFVGVCTVVMKLFQCVQPRVAVFGKKDYQQLMMIRHMVRQFALPIEIVGSETFRADDGLALSSRNGYLSETERAEAVQLSKALKAMAAAVQAGERDLAAIEARAMQTLTQRGWQPDYLVLRRRSDLQAPSAGEPLVALAAARLGSTRLIDNLETDSPAS, via the coding sequence ATGTACATCGCACACACCATCGCCGACCTGCGCGACCATCTGGCGGCCTTCAAGCGCCCGGCCTTCGTGCCGACCATGGGCAACCTGCACGAAGGCCATCTGGCGCTGGTGAAGCAGGCCAAGCCGCTGGGCGACGTGACGGTGGCGAGCATCTTCGTCAACCGCCTGCAGTTTTTGCCGCACGAAGACTTCGACACCTACCCGCGCACCTGGGACAGCGACTGCGAGAAGCTGCGCGCCGCCGGCTGCGACGTGCTGTTCGCGCCCGACGAGAAAGCGCTCTACCCCGAGCCGCAGACCTGCAAGGTGCACCCGGACCCGGCGCTGGCCGACATCCTCGAAGGCCACTTCCGGCCCGGCTTCTTCGTCGGCGTGTGCACGGTGGTGATGAAGCTCTTTCAATGCGTGCAGCCGCGCGTGGCCGTGTTCGGCAAGAAGGACTACCAGCAGTTGATGATGATCCGCCACATGGTGCGGCAGTTCGCGCTGCCCATCGAGATCGTCGGCAGCGAGACCTTCCGCGCCGACGACGGGCTGGCGCTGTCGTCGCGCAACGGCTACCTGAGCGAGACAGAGCGTGCAGAGGCCGTGCAATTGTCGAAAGCGCTGAAGGCGATGGCTGCGGCCGTGCAGGCCGGCGAGCGCGATTTGGCCGCGATCGAAGCGCGGGCAATGCAAACGCTGACGCAGCGCGGCTGGCAACCGGACTATCTTGTGCTGCGGCGCCGGTCGGACCTGCAGGCCCCGTCGGCGGGTGAGCCGCTGGTGGCACTGGCTGCGGCGCGGCTGGGCAGCACGCGTCTGATCGACAACCTGGAAACCGACTCTCCCGCCTCATGA
- the queE gene encoding 7-carboxy-7-deazaguanine synthase, which translates to MTYSVKEIFYTLQGEGGQAGMPAVFCRFAGCNLWTGREEDRASAVCRFCDTDFVGTDGTLGGKFKNADLLADTVAAQWPAGDAEHRLVVLTGGEPLLQVDAALVDALHARRFRIAVESNGTVVAPEGIDWLCISPKAGAPWVQQRGQELKLVWPQTAFDLDTMARTGEFTHRFLQPMDGPDRVANTELCIAECMRQPAWRLSVQTHKITGIR; encoded by the coding sequence ATGACTTACAGCGTCAAGGAAATCTTCTACACCCTGCAAGGCGAAGGCGGCCAGGCGGGCATGCCGGCCGTGTTCTGCCGCTTTGCGGGCTGCAACCTCTGGACGGGCCGCGAGGAAGACCGCGCCAGTGCCGTCTGCCGTTTCTGCGACACCGACTTCGTGGGCACCGACGGCACGCTGGGCGGCAAGTTCAAGAACGCCGATCTGCTCGCCGACACCGTCGCTGCGCAATGGCCAGCCGGCGACGCCGAGCACCGGCTCGTGGTGCTGACGGGCGGCGAGCCGCTGCTGCAGGTCGATGCGGCGCTGGTCGATGCGCTGCACGCGCGGCGCTTTCGCATCGCGGTCGAGAGCAACGGCACGGTCGTCGCGCCCGAAGGCATCGACTGGCTGTGCATCAGCCCCAAGGCCGGCGCACCGTGGGTGCAGCAGCGCGGGCAAGAGCTGAAGCTGGTCTGGCCGCAGACCGCGTTCGACCTCGACACGATGGCGCGCACCGGCGAGTTCACGCACCGTTTCTTGCAGCCCATGGACGGGCCCGACCGGGTCGCGAACACCGAGCTGTGCATTGCCGAGTGCATGCGCCAGCCGGCATGGCGGCTCAGCGTGCAGACGCACAAGATCACTGGCATCCGCTGA
- a CDS encoding 6-carboxytetrahydropterin synthase → MRFTISQRFFFDAAHTLKREIEVEGSRRIHGHTYHAEVWLAGERDPVTGMVIDLGLLRRRLEDVRELLDHHLLDDVAGLHPPTLENLCVFIADALPDLRASLARVKVWREALGDSCTVDF, encoded by the coding sequence ATGCGCTTCACCATCAGCCAACGCTTTTTCTTCGATGCCGCTCACACGCTGAAGCGGGAGATCGAAGTCGAAGGCAGCCGCCGTATCCACGGCCACACGTACCACGCCGAAGTCTGGCTCGCAGGGGAGCGCGATCCGGTGACGGGGATGGTGATTGACCTGGGATTGCTGCGTCGGCGGCTGGAGGATGTGCGCGAGCTGCTCGACCATCACCTGCTGGACGACGTGGCGGGGTTGCATCCGCCGACGCTGGAAAACCTCTGTGTGTTCATTGCGGATGCGTTGCCGGATCTGCGGGCTTCACTGGCGCGTGTGAAGGTCTGGCGCGAGGCGCTCGGCGATTCCTGCACCGTGGATTTCTAG
- the nadA gene encoding quinolinate synthase NadA, with protein sequence MASSLVIDVDYEQPAMLQGAVCDTRHAWARVPPEPLPDERIALKERIRRLLRERNAVMVSHFYVHPDLQDLAEETGGIVSDSLEMARFGRDHAAQTLVVSGVRFMGETSKILSPEKRVLMPDLDANCSLDLGCPVDEFSAFCDQHPDRTVVVYANTSAAVKARADWLVTSSCALDVVNALHAAGQKILWGPDRHLGDYIQRQTGADMVSWNGACIVHDEFKALELELLMKEHPKAKVLVHPESPSDVIALADAVGSTSAILNAAQRMDATEFIVATDSGMLHKLRTLNPGKTFIEAPTAGNGGTCKSCAHCPWMAMNGLVELANALETGSGEIHVDPGLGLRARVPIDRMLAFTAGLKNGQAPGSLIAGIGAA encoded by the coding sequence ATGGCGTCCTCTCTCGTCATCGATGTTGACTACGAGCAGCCCGCAATGCTGCAGGGCGCTGTGTGCGACACGCGCCATGCCTGGGCCCGTGTCCCGCCCGAGCCGTTGCCGGACGAACGCATCGCGCTGAAGGAGCGCATTCGCCGCCTGCTGCGCGAGCGCAATGCGGTGATGGTGTCGCACTTCTACGTGCACCCCGATCTGCAGGACCTGGCCGAGGAAACCGGCGGCATCGTGAGCGATTCGCTTGAGATGGCGCGCTTCGGCCGCGACCATGCCGCGCAGACGCTGGTGGTGTCGGGCGTGCGTTTCATGGGCGAGACCTCGAAGATCCTCTCGCCTGAAAAGCGCGTGCTGATGCCCGATCTGGACGCCAATTGCTCGCTCGACCTGGGCTGCCCCGTCGACGAATTCAGCGCCTTCTGCGACCAGCACCCTGACCGCACCGTGGTGGTCTACGCCAACACCAGCGCGGCCGTGAAGGCGCGCGCCGACTGGCTGGTCACGTCGAGCTGCGCGCTCGACGTGGTGAACGCGCTGCACGCTGCCGGCCAGAAGATCCTCTGGGGCCCCGACCGCCACCTGGGCGACTACATCCAGCGCCAGACCGGCGCCGACATGGTGAGCTGGAACGGCGCCTGCATCGTGCATGACGAGTTCAAGGCGCTCGAACTTGAGTTGCTCATGAAAGAGCATCCGAAGGCGAAGGTGCTGGTGCATCCGGAATCGCCGTCCGACGTGATCGCGCTGGCCGATGCAGTGGGTTCCACCTCGGCCATCCTGAACGCGGCGCAGCGCATGGATGCCACTGAATTCATCGTCGCCACCGACAGCGGCATGTTGCACAAGCTGCGCACGCTGAACCCCGGCAAGACTTTCATCGAAGCGCCGACCGCTGGCAATGGCGGCACCTGCAAGAGCTGCGCGCATTGCCCTTGGATGGCGATGAATGGGCTGGTGGAGCTGGCGAATGCGTTGGAAACGGGCTCGGGCGAAATTCATGTCGACCCGGGGTTGGGCCTGCGGGCGCGTGTGCCGATCGATCGGATGCTTGCGTTCACGGCAGGCCTGAAGAACGGGCAGGCGCCCGGCAGTTTGATCGCCGGCATCGGCGCAGCCTGA